The following are encoded in a window of Polynucleobacter sp. VK25 genomic DNA:
- a CDS encoding tripartite tricarboxylate transporter substrate binding protein, with the protein MSNCPKRGERLTFVIRLLTGLTACLVSASILAAYPDKPIKVIVPFAPGGGTDLVARTLAVPMSDSLRQPIVIDNKPGGSTIIGTDALAKSAPDGYTLVVATLAHAVNPSLKTKLPYSQDKDFAPVILVGVSPNIVVVSADSPYKTFIEFLAAAKANPGKLSYASQGGGTSAHLAGELFNSMAGTKLTHVPYKGAGPALTDVIGGQVDVMFATASAVGSLVDAGKLRALAVTTPTRSTTPALAKLPTVAESGVPGYNAGSWYGYYAPAGTPPDVINKLNAAIKKAAQTSTFKSRVESEGLMIKTGTPEDFANFEKAEEIRWRKVIKDANISPD; encoded by the coding sequence GTGAGTAATTGCCCGAAAAGAGGGGAGCGCCTGACTTTTGTAATTCGTCTGTTAACTGGATTAACGGCTTGTTTAGTGAGTGCTTCAATTCTTGCAGCCTATCCCGATAAACCCATCAAGGTCATTGTTCCATTTGCGCCGGGTGGTGGTACTGATCTCGTAGCAAGAACGCTGGCTGTGCCAATGTCTGATTCTTTGCGTCAGCCTATCGTGATTGATAACAAGCCGGGTGGCAGCACTATCATCGGAACAGATGCTTTGGCAAAAAGTGCGCCAGATGGCTACACATTGGTGGTGGCGACATTAGCGCATGCAGTTAACCCTAGCCTTAAGACCAAGTTGCCTTACTCACAAGATAAAGATTTCGCTCCAGTGATATTGGTTGGCGTATCTCCGAATATTGTGGTGGTCTCGGCAGATAGTCCCTATAAAACGTTTATAGAATTTCTGGCGGCGGCAAAAGCAAATCCAGGAAAACTCTCTTATGCATCGCAGGGTGGCGGAACGTCAGCGCATCTGGCGGGCGAACTGTTTAACTCTATGGCCGGGACAAAATTAACTCACGTGCCATACAAGGGCGCTGGCCCAGCGTTGACTGATGTAATTGGCGGACAGGTAGACGTGATGTTTGCGACTGCCTCAGCTGTTGGAAGCCTAGTAGATGCCGGTAAGCTGCGAGCCCTTGCTGTTACTACGCCAACGCGCTCTACAACACCAGCTTTAGCTAAGCTTCCTACGGTTGCAGAGAGTGGCGTGCCTGGTTATAACGCGGGTAGTTGGTATGGTTACTACGCGCCAGCGGGCACTCCACCAGATGTGATTAATAAATTAAATGCAGCAATCAAAAAAGCAGCGCAAACATCTACCTTCAAAAGCAGAGTGGAGAGCGAGGGCCTGATGATTAAAACAGGCACCCCAGAAGATTTTGCTAACTTTGAAAAAGCTGAAGAAATTCGTTGGCGCAAGGTTATTAAAGATGCCAACATTAGTCCAGATTAA
- a CDS encoding enoyl-CoA hydratase/isomerase family protein, translating into MTFQLIELTVDDGIATLRLNRPEKRNAMNDDMRSEFIEALEMITADKSIRALVLTGNGKGFCAGGDISGMEKRMKAPAGEVAFNGWHRQQRVHHAVSLLHTMPKPVIAAVNGPASGLGADTALACDFIIASDAANFTWSYINRGIIPDGGGMYFLPRRVGLVKAKELIFSGRKVDIDEAVRIGIVDKVTNSESLVQDAQAWAKEMSHGSATALALGKTILNQTFETTAAQVFAQGSQAQGICYTSTEHRESVLAFLEKAAAAKNK; encoded by the coding sequence ATGACTTTTCAATTAATTGAGTTGACCGTTGATGACGGTATAGCTACCTTACGATTAAATCGTCCAGAGAAGCGTAATGCTATGAACGACGATATGCGCTCAGAATTTATCGAGGCCCTGGAGATGATTACGGCTGATAAATCTATTCGTGCCTTGGTCTTGACTGGCAACGGTAAAGGATTTTGTGCAGGTGGCGATATTTCCGGCATGGAAAAACGGATGAAAGCGCCGGCAGGAGAGGTGGCCTTTAACGGCTGGCATCGTCAGCAGCGTGTTCATCATGCAGTTTCGCTTTTGCATACCATGCCCAAGCCAGTGATTGCTGCTGTAAATGGCCCCGCATCCGGTTTAGGGGCTGATACTGCCTTGGCATGTGATTTCATTATTGCCTCTGATGCTGCGAATTTCACTTGGTCCTATATCAATCGTGGAATTATTCCTGATGGCGGCGGTATGTACTTTTTGCCAAGACGCGTGGGTTTGGTAAAAGCAAAAGAATTGATCTTTTCAGGTAGAAAAGTGGATATCGATGAAGCTGTGCGCATTGGCATTGTGGATAAAGTGACGAATTCAGAATCACTAGTGCAAGATGCACAAGCTTGGGCTAAAGAAATGAGTCATGGTTCTGCTACTGCACTTGCATTGGGCAAGACTATCTTGAATCAAACTTTTGAAACGACTGCTGCGCAAGTGTTCGCTCAAGGAAGTCAAGCTCAGGGCATTTGTTACACCAGCACTGAGCATCGTGAATCTGTATTGGCTTTTTTAGAAAAAGCTGCAGCTGCAAAAAATAAATAA
- a CDS encoding acetate--CoA ligase family protein has translation MSSAIQKLMEPRSIAVIGASTDPKKTAGRPIAYLQKHHFRGKIYPINPRVEEIAGLKCYPDIASLPETPDVAIVMVGTDKALTAVKELAALGTPAAIVLTSGFAEHGPEGLKKQEELIKAAGSMRILGPNTIGMVNITDDIPLSPSSALEMDEFPKGSVSVISQSGGILGSLLSRATACGLGLSKLVSTSNEADLGLADFVDYLVDDPSTKVIVLYIESIRHPDRFRASALRAKKAGKPIVVYKVGKSEAGIQAAVSHTGALAGTDKMYDALFKQTGIIRANKFSDFLDIPAALSSGRVLKGKRVAVLTSTGGAGTLVADSLGEWGFETPAPDEKTAERLRALQPGDQAVLDRNPIDVTLAGLQPDLLRGAISALLDSPTYDALILILGSSSLSMPDLMAGAVRDCMQTSDKPVLAYVSPHAPIAGALMTKLGVPAFSQPESCSVALGSMLHASQLKESKVDQGASVSIPAGLDIATMHGSLNESEAKNLFSAFGIPGVREVIIDAASTNFDAAKALGEKLVVKILSSEILHKTEVGGVALNVPSSELAAKINSMSADVQSKAGVTISQFLVQEMAQGGLEFMVGMHRDPLGTAILVGMGGVTAELFKDTHMRLIHPGRSFSEQEALEMLKELKTWPLLVGYRGRAKCDVASLVKAIVQFSGMVAALEDRLLECEINPIFVFGEGRGVKAADGIAVLN, from the coding sequence ATGAGTAGTGCAATTCAGAAGCTAATGGAGCCCCGCAGCATTGCGGTCATTGGAGCGTCAACTGATCCAAAGAAAACTGCTGGCAGACCTATTGCCTATTTACAAAAACACCATTTCAGAGGAAAGATCTATCCCATTAATCCGCGCGTTGAAGAAATCGCGGGATTGAAGTGTTACCCAGACATCGCAAGCCTTCCAGAAACGCCGGATGTTGCTATTGTCATGGTGGGAACGGATAAAGCGCTCACTGCAGTTAAAGAGCTGGCTGCACTGGGGACGCCTGCTGCCATTGTATTAACCAGTGGATTTGCAGAACATGGTCCTGAGGGCTTAAAAAAACAAGAAGAGCTAATTAAGGCTGCTGGCAGTATGCGTATCCTGGGTCCAAACACCATTGGCATGGTGAACATTACGGATGACATTCCGTTATCACCAAGTAGTGCATTAGAGATGGATGAGTTTCCTAAGGGCTCAGTGAGCGTGATTTCTCAAAGCGGCGGTATTTTGGGTTCCCTCTTATCTCGCGCTACTGCTTGTGGTCTTGGTTTATCAAAACTAGTCTCCACAAGTAACGAAGCAGATCTTGGTTTGGCTGACTTTGTAGATTATCTAGTTGATGACCCAAGCACCAAGGTGATTGTTCTCTATATAGAGAGTATTCGTCATCCTGATCGGTTTCGTGCTTCAGCGCTGAGAGCTAAAAAAGCAGGCAAGCCTATCGTTGTTTATAAAGTAGGTAAATCTGAAGCCGGTATTCAGGCGGCTGTCTCGCACACAGGTGCTTTGGCTGGCACCGACAAAATGTATGACGCCTTATTTAAGCAAACAGGCATTATTCGTGCCAATAAATTTTCAGATTTCTTAGATATTCCTGCTGCACTCTCATCCGGACGCGTCCTAAAAGGTAAGCGTGTTGCTGTTTTGACTTCTACTGGTGGTGCTGGAACCTTGGTCGCTGATAGTTTAGGCGAGTGGGGCTTTGAAACCCCAGCCCCTGATGAGAAAACTGCCGAGCGTTTGCGAGCTCTTCAGCCTGGCGATCAGGCGGTGCTCGATCGCAATCCAATTGATGTGACCTTAGCGGGCCTGCAACCTGATTTATTGCGTGGTGCAATCAGTGCGCTATTGGATAGCCCTACATATGATGCGTTGATTTTGATTTTGGGCTCATCGAGTTTATCTATGCCAGATCTCATGGCTGGTGCGGTTCGTGATTGTATGCAAACCAGCGATAAGCCAGTGCTTGCCTATGTGAGTCCTCATGCACCCATCGCAGGTGCGCTGATGACGAAGCTTGGGGTGCCAGCATTTTCACAGCCAGAAAGTTGTAGCGTCGCACTAGGCAGCATGTTGCATGCCAGCCAACTAAAGGAATCCAAAGTAGATCAGGGTGCAAGCGTCAGCATTCCTGCTGGGCTTGATATCGCCACAATGCATGGCTCTCTCAATGAGAGCGAAGCAAAAAACCTCTTTTCAGCTTTTGGAATTCCCGGTGTTCGTGAGGTGATTATTGATGCTGCCAGCACCAATTTTGACGCCGCTAAAGCATTGGGTGAAAAGTTAGTTGTAAAAATATTATCCAGTGAGATTCTTCATAAAACCGAGGTTGGCGGAGTTGCACTAAATGTCCCATCCTCTGAACTTGCAGCCAAAATCAATTCGATGTCTGCAGACGTTCAATCAAAAGCGGGCGTGACAATTTCACAGTTTTTGGTTCAAGAAATGGCACAAGGTGGACTTGAGTTTATGGTGGGTATGCATCGCGATCCATTAGGGACTGCTATTTTGGTGGGTATGGGTGGTGTTACAGCGGAGTTATTTAAAGACACTCATATGCGACTCATTCATCCCGGAAGATCATTCTCAGAGCAAGAGGCACTAGAAATGCTGAAAGAATTAAAAACCTGGCCATTGCTTGTCGGTTATAGGGGTAGAGCAAAGTGTGATGTTGCTAGCTTAGTCAAGGCGATTGTTCAGTTTTCAGGAATGGTAGCCGCTTTAGAAGATCGTTTGCTAGAGTGTGAAATCAACCCCATCTTTGTTTTTGGCGAAGGCCGTGGAGTCAAGGCTGCCGATGGTATTGCAGTATTGAACTAA
- a CDS encoding alpha/beta fold hydrolase — translation MQLEQIKTVHQVPYRDGHVSWHEFRSASNGNAPLILLHGGHGSWEHWRKNIEVLAEHFHLYVPDMPGFGDSSFFDSQFQVGMLEPMIATINTLIGTDVQIEIAGFSFGGFVAAHIANQRAGVQKLALLGSAGHGGPRRPKGDLLAWKEAHESGNTEELHRVMRENLFQQMLSSYDRVDPLAVRIHLDACVATRFRSKPIARPGGLAEQLEMYLGPTLFIWGEHDKTCTPEYLLEKLVNSKPNRSAEIVLDAGHWVQYEKPDQINQSLIAWFK, via the coding sequence ATGCAACTCGAGCAAATCAAGACCGTTCATCAAGTCCCTTATAGGGATGGACATGTTTCGTGGCACGAGTTTCGTTCTGCCAGTAATGGCAACGCTCCTTTAATCTTGTTGCATGGTGGTCACGGCAGTTGGGAGCATTGGCGCAAAAATATCGAGGTACTCGCTGAGCACTTCCATTTATATGTGCCAGATATGCCTGGCTTTGGAGATTCCTCATTCTTTGACAGTCAATTTCAGGTGGGAATGCTTGAGCCCATGATTGCTACGATCAATACCTTGATCGGTACTGATGTGCAAATTGAGATTGCTGGATTCTCTTTTGGCGGTTTTGTTGCTGCCCATATTGCAAACCAAAGAGCAGGCGTTCAAAAGCTGGCGCTATTAGGGAGTGCAGGTCATGGCGGCCCACGCCGTCCTAAGGGTGATTTGCTAGCTTGGAAAGAGGCTCACGAAAGCGGCAATACAGAAGAGCTTCATCGTGTGATGCGCGAAAACTTATTTCAGCAAATGTTAAGTTCCTACGACAGAGTCGATCCGCTAGCTGTACGCATTCATCTCGACGCTTGTGTAGCTACACGTTTTAGAAGCAAGCCTATTGCAAGGCCTGGTGGATTAGCAGAGCAGCTCGAGATGTATCTTGGCCCAACCCTATTCATTTGGGGTGAACATGACAAGACTTGCACCCCAGAGTATTTGCTTGAAAAATTGGTGAATAGCAAGCCGAATAGATCTGCGGAAATTGTTCTTGATGCAGGTCATTGGGTGCAGTATGAAAAACCTGATCAAATCAATCAATCCCTAATTGCGTGGTTCAAATAA
- a CDS encoding 3-hydroxyacyl-CoA dehydrogenase NAD-binding domain-containing protein, which yields MNTKVTSHLESGVMVITVNNPPINAGSIEVRQGLLDAITALEANSAAQAGVIIGAGTTFIAGSDIKEFSLPLAEPHLPQVIAAIENCSKPVVCAIHGAALGGGFELALGCDARIAQEGAVVGLPEVSLGIIPGAGGTQRLPRIIGIEKSIELICGATRIKADEALKLGIVIKVVREDLLAHAISLALALGGKKSRVRDLATPRAETVNIETATQKALRAGKSRPQIKMAIEMILNAMTLPIDQGLAKEREVFQALRISTEAKALRHQFFAERKLFKALSSNGTQAKTVDGIAVIGAGTMGSGIAIACLSAGYSVHLLDQSATSLVNGVKKVEDFYGARLMNGKMSAEKVAAALGRFTHSSQWADIASADLIIEAVFEDMEVKHAVFKQIDEHAKADALLATNTSYLDIEVIAAKTRNPARVFGLHFFSPANIMKLMEIIRLKETADAVIATGLLFAKRLGKTPVISANAFGFIGNRIYAAYRRQCEFMLEEGAYPEQIDKALEEFGFAMGPFAVADMSGLDIAWAMRKSQAASRDPGHRYVNIPDVLCIEGRFGRKTGSGYYAYDSAGKRTVDPWVHQVIDKASAAKNMVRRPFSSQEIVDRVLLVMINEVAHLVSEAVVSDATDCDIALVNGYGFPRWQGGPVFIAHEMGLEKLTTAMGVLEKQSGPGFKRANLNVLFK from the coding sequence ATGAATACTAAAGTTACTTCTCACCTAGAGTCAGGCGTCATGGTTATTACCGTGAACAATCCGCCAATCAATGCGGGCTCTATAGAAGTACGCCAGGGTTTATTGGATGCAATCACTGCCCTTGAGGCAAATTCTGCAGCTCAGGCTGGGGTCATCATTGGTGCAGGCACTACATTTATTGCGGGTTCTGATATTAAAGAATTTTCATTGCCGCTTGCAGAGCCACATTTGCCGCAGGTGATTGCTGCTATTGAGAATTGCTCTAAGCCTGTAGTTTGCGCGATTCATGGCGCTGCATTAGGCGGAGGCTTTGAGCTTGCTTTAGGTTGTGACGCGCGTATCGCCCAAGAAGGCGCGGTAGTCGGTTTGCCAGAGGTCAGCTTAGGGATTATTCCTGGCGCAGGCGGCACGCAACGTTTACCCAGAATTATTGGCATTGAGAAATCTATAGAGCTGATCTGTGGGGCTACTCGCATTAAGGCTGATGAAGCATTAAAACTGGGTATTGTTATCAAAGTCGTGCGTGAGGACTTATTAGCTCACGCCATCAGCTTGGCGTTAGCGTTGGGCGGTAAAAAATCACGCGTTCGTGATCTAGCGACACCGAGAGCTGAGACGGTAAATATTGAGACGGCCACTCAAAAGGCTTTAAGGGCTGGCAAAAGTCGCCCACAAATCAAAATGGCAATTGAGATGATCCTCAATGCAATGACACTCCCAATTGATCAGGGCCTAGCAAAAGAGCGCGAGGTCTTTCAAGCGCTGCGCATCTCGACTGAAGCAAAAGCGTTGCGTCATCAGTTTTTTGCCGAACGTAAGCTATTTAAAGCTTTGAGCTCAAACGGGACACAAGCAAAAACAGTTGACGGTATAGCAGTCATTGGCGCTGGCACAATGGGGTCTGGCATAGCGATCGCCTGTTTGTCTGCTGGCTACTCAGTGCATCTATTAGATCAAAGTGCTACTTCATTGGTAAATGGTGTGAAAAAGGTTGAGGACTTTTATGGCGCTCGCTTAATGAATGGCAAGATGAGTGCCGAAAAGGTTGCTGCAGCCTTGGGACGCTTTACACATTCTTCGCAATGGGCTGATATTGCCTCTGCCGACCTCATTATTGAAGCAGTCTTTGAGGATATGGAAGTAAAGCATGCTGTATTCAAGCAAATCGATGAGCATGCTAAAGCGGACGCATTGCTGGCAACCAACACCTCCTATTTAGATATTGAGGTAATTGCAGCAAAAACCCGCAATCCTGCGCGGGTGTTTGGACTGCATTTCTTTAGCCCGGCCAATATCATGAAGTTGATGGAAATCATTCGACTTAAAGAAACTGCAGATGCCGTTATCGCAACAGGCTTATTGTTTGCAAAGCGATTGGGTAAGACCCCGGTCATCAGCGCTAATGCATTTGGTTTTATTGGCAATCGTATTTATGCAGCCTACCGTCGGCAATGTGAGTTCATGCTGGAAGAGGGTGCGTATCCAGAGCAGATTGATAAAGCGCTCGAAGAATTTGGTTTTGCCATGGGCCCTTTTGCTGTTGCGGATATGTCTGGCTTGGATATTGCTTGGGCAATGCGTAAGAGCCAAGCAGCTTCACGAGATCCGGGGCATCGGTATGTAAATATTCCGGATGTCTTATGTATAGAGGGTCGCTTTGGCCGTAAGACGGGGTCTGGATACTATGCTTATGACAGCGCCGGAAAGAGGACGGTAGATCCTTGGGTTCATCAAGTGATTGATAAAGCAAGTGCAGCCAAGAATATGGTGAGAAGACCATTTTCTTCTCAAGAAATTGTTGATCGCGTCTTGCTTGTTATGATCAATGAAGTTGCACACTTAGTATCTGAGGCGGTAGTAAGTGATGCCACTGATTGTGATATTGCTTTAGTCAATGGATACGGGTTCCCGCGTTGGCAAGGTGGCCCTGTATTTATCGCTCATGAGATGGGTTTAGAAAAGTTAACTACTGCAATGGGTGTTCTTGAGAAGCAAAGTGGCCCTGGATTTAAGCGTGCCAATCTGAATGTCTTATTTAAATAG
- a CDS encoding D-2-hydroxyacid dehydrogenase family protein encodes MHIVISDDYQDGIRQLSCFERLKNHTVEIHNDTVTGVEALADRFKNAEAIVLIRERTVIDKALLDRLPKLKLISQTGKMASHVDLDACKAKGIVVMDGRGSGAATAELNMLLILAALRKFVDEVNRLKGGQWQGFVGSQLSGKILGVYGFGRIGKQVCDLGKAFGAKPLVWGRDSSLEKAKQAGYDVASSKEAFFRNSDIVCLQLRLNDETRGVIRASDLAMMKPTSLLVNASRAELIEAGALEAALKLGKPGYAAVDTYESEPVLGADHPLLHLSNCLCTPHIGFVEKDNYEAYFGIAFDNINAYVDGSPQNVVI; translated from the coding sequence ATGCACATTGTTATTTCCGACGACTACCAGGATGGCATTCGCCAACTCAGCTGTTTTGAGAGGCTTAAAAACCATACTGTAGAAATACACAACGATACGGTAACTGGTGTAGAGGCACTCGCAGATCGTTTTAAGAATGCTGAAGCCATTGTGCTTATCCGCGAAAGAACCGTGATTGACAAAGCATTATTAGATCGCCTGCCAAAACTCAAGCTTATCTCTCAAACCGGAAAAATGGCGTCGCATGTTGATCTGGATGCCTGCAAAGCAAAAGGCATTGTGGTGATGGATGGTCGCGGTTCTGGCGCCGCTACCGCTGAACTGAATATGCTCTTAATTTTGGCTGCTTTACGCAAATTCGTTGATGAGGTCAACCGACTCAAAGGCGGTCAGTGGCAAGGTTTTGTGGGAAGCCAACTATCAGGCAAGATCTTGGGTGTCTATGGATTTGGCCGAATTGGTAAGCAGGTCTGCGATCTAGGTAAGGCTTTTGGGGCAAAGCCTTTGGTGTGGGGTCGAGATTCGAGCTTAGAAAAAGCCAAGCAGGCTGGTTATGACGTTGCATCAAGTAAAGAAGCATTTTTCCGCAATAGCGACATAGTCTGTCTTCAGCTGAGGTTAAATGATGAGACGCGCGGCGTTATTCGGGCATCAGATTTGGCAATGATGAAACCAACATCCTTATTGGTAAACGCCAGTCGAGCTGAATTGATTGAAGCAGGTGCTTTAGAGGCTGCGCTGAAACTAGGCAAACCTGGATATGCCGCAGTAGACACCTATGAGTCTGAACCAGTCTTGGGTGCGGATCATCCGCTATTACATCTATCAAACTGCTTATGTACGCCTCACATTGGGTTTGTAGAGAAAGACAACTACGAAGCATATTTTGGTATCGCCTTTGACAACATTAATGCTTATGTAGATGGTTCACCACAGAATGTAGTGATCTAA
- a CDS encoding acyl-CoA dehydrogenase family protein: MDFHLNSEQKAFADAVGKFAEKELAPGALERAHSPEYPWAIAQKISAQGLLGIAFPEKDGGMGGTLMDAVIAIQEVALHCPKSADVVQAGNFGAIRTFVEYASEEQKEKYLPDLLAGKKILGLGMSEPGAGSAVTELATSAKKVDGGYLINGSKVFSTHSPEAGLFLVYVRFGPGLDGIGSVLVERDAPGLTVGQPNSFMSGEEWSQLYFEDCFVSDAGLLLGPGGFKKQISGFNVERIGNSSRALALGRYAFNKAKEYASVREQFGKQICEFQGIQWKFAEMAVKLDAAQLMLYRAAVNAEGGLPSAYETTAAKLICNNTGFEVANEALQIMGATGYSQETLVEYCVRRTRGWMIAGGSIEILKNRIAEEVFDRRFNQRA; this comes from the coding sequence ATGGACTTTCATTTAAACAGCGAGCAAAAAGCCTTTGCGGATGCGGTAGGTAAGTTTGCTGAAAAAGAATTGGCTCCTGGCGCATTAGAGCGAGCACACAGTCCAGAATATCCTTGGGCGATTGCGCAAAAGATTAGTGCGCAAGGCTTGCTAGGCATTGCTTTTCCTGAAAAGGATGGCGGGATGGGGGGCACCCTCATGGACGCCGTCATTGCTATTCAGGAAGTAGCGTTACATTGTCCTAAATCAGCAGACGTCGTGCAGGCCGGCAATTTTGGCGCGATTAGAACTTTTGTTGAATACGCCAGTGAAGAGCAGAAAGAAAAATATTTACCTGACTTACTTGCTGGTAAAAAAATCCTAGGCTTGGGAATGAGCGAACCTGGCGCAGGTTCTGCTGTCACCGAGTTAGCTACTTCTGCAAAGAAGGTGGATGGTGGATATCTTATTAATGGTTCTAAAGTGTTCTCGACGCACAGTCCAGAAGCAGGTCTATTTTTAGTTTATGTTCGATTTGGTCCCGGATTAGATGGCATTGGCTCAGTCCTGGTAGAGCGAGATGCACCAGGCTTGACTGTTGGTCAACCTAATAGCTTTATGAGTGGGGAAGAGTGGTCGCAACTGTATTTCGAGGATTGTTTTGTTTCGGATGCTGGATTGCTCTTAGGCCCTGGTGGATTTAAAAAGCAAATTAGTGGATTTAACGTCGAGCGCATTGGCAATTCTTCACGTGCACTTGCCTTGGGGCGCTATGCGTTTAATAAGGCCAAAGAGTATGCCTCTGTACGTGAACAATTTGGTAAGCAGATTTGTGAATTTCAGGGCATCCAATGGAAGTTTGCAGAAATGGCAGTCAAACTCGACGCAGCCCAGTTAATGCTCTACAGGGCGGCTGTAAACGCGGAAGGTGGCTTGCCTTCGGCATATGAAACGACCGCCGCTAAGTTAATTTGTAACAACACCGGTTTTGAAGTTGCTAACGAAGCCTTGCAAATTATGGGCGCTACCGGTTATAGCCAAGAAACCTTGGTGGAGTATTGCGTTAGGCGAACCCGCGGCTGGATGATTGCTGGCGGGTCTATCGAGATTCTAAAAAATAGAATTGCTGAAGAGGTATTTGACAGGCGCTTTAATCAACGGGCATAG
- a CDS encoding tripartite tricarboxylate transporter substrate binding protein yields MKMIQSLAVSMGCVLTLGSSAFAQSTASYPDKPIKIIVSFTAGGTTDILAREVGNQMSIRWKVPVIIENKPGAAGNLGTEIVGRAAPDGYTLLASSIGPISINPTLFGNLPVNPQKALQPVALLGDVPNILAVPSSSGIKNWREFTAYLKANPGAINYGSTGIGTTAHLISFLFAQKMNMDATHIPYKGAEATRDLVAGRLQFMFATAPSVVPLIKAGQLNAIAVSSKKRISAMPDLPTLNELGVDIATGAWFGFFAPAGTNPAIVKKLNETTLSILEEPNIKQKLLGLGADPVPMNVQEFTKFVRNDYALWAPIVKASGAKPE; encoded by the coding sequence ATGAAAATGATTCAATCGCTAGCAGTATCTATGGGTTGTGTATTGACATTGGGTTCTAGCGCATTTGCGCAATCAACGGCAAGCTATCCGGATAAGCCCATCAAAATTATTGTGTCATTCACTGCAGGTGGCACTACCGATATCTTGGCGCGTGAAGTGGGTAATCAGATGAGTATTCGCTGGAAGGTGCCAGTCATTATTGAGAATAAGCCTGGCGCTGCCGGTAACTTGGGTACTGAGATTGTGGGTCGTGCGGCCCCCGATGGATATACCTTATTAGCCAGCTCAATCGGTCCGATTTCAATTAACCCAACCTTGTTCGGTAATTTGCCGGTCAATCCTCAAAAAGCATTGCAGCCTGTTGCACTACTAGGTGATGTGCCAAACATCTTGGCTGTGCCTTCAAGTAGCGGCATCAAAAACTGGAGAGAATTTACTGCATATTTAAAAGCCAATCCTGGCGCTATTAACTATGGCTCTACCGGGATTGGAACTACCGCGCATTTGATTAGCTTTCTGTTTGCACAAAAGATGAATATGGATGCCACTCATATTCCTTATAAAGGGGCAGAGGCTACTCGTGATTTGGTAGCGGGCCGTTTGCAATTTATGTTTGCAACAGCGCCATCGGTTGTGCCATTAATTAAGGCAGGGCAGTTAAATGCGATTGCCGTTTCATCTAAAAAGAGAATCAGTGCAATGCCTGATTTACCAACATTAAATGAATTGGGTGTCGACATTGCGACTGGCGCTTGGTTTGGATTTTTTGCGCCAGCAGGCACAAATCCAGCAATCGTGAAGAAGTTAAATGAAACAACCCTCAGCATCCTAGAGGAGCCCAATATTAAACAGAAGCTCCTAGGCTTGGGGGCGGACCCCGTGCCAATGAATGTTCAGGAATTTACTAAATTTGTGCGCAATGATTACGCGCTCTGGGCGCCTATTGTGAAAGCGTCTGGCGCAAAGCCCGAGTAA